Genomic window (Chloroflexota bacterium):
AATCGGAGCATTCCATTGTCTTGTCTTCAAAACCCATTCAGTAATTTCTCCTCTTCCAAATAGTTGGCCTGAATTTTGGTCATCCAGTACTTGAGCTATCGAGCAATTTGATAATTGCTCTTTCTAAGTACGTTATAACCTAAACCAAAACCACTGTATATATCATACACTGGGATGATGCGTCTGGCAAATGCCTAACAGGGTTATCGGAAAGAAGGTAACAGGGCGACTAAATATTGTATTCGGCTGTGGGGAATCACCTGAGAGGCAGGTCATAAATACGCCATCGCTTGTAATACCGGCCGCCGAAAAGGTCTGTTATCTTAATTATCGGCCCATTATCTTCCAGAATTAGAGAGGCATCGCAGTCCTGGTAATGCCCGGGCAAGATGTAATAGGCGATTTTATCGGCAAGCACTACTGGTATTCCTAAATTTCTGTATTCTGGCTTTAACCCGGGGTCTCCCAGAGGAATTTCGCTTACTTTCAATCTAGGCAAAGACATAATTTATTGAGACTGTAGTAAGCTCAATTGTTCTTGTCAAAGAGTACGAACTACATAAAGTAGCTTTTGTTGACAAAGTGCGTTCTTAAATCTAGACTTACACTTGCTAATATATATACAACCGCAATTTTTACTAGTCTGAAGAGAGATGTTAACTTAAAGTGAGCCGTAAACAAACTTATGAACTTCAATGTGATGTGCTTGTCGTAGGCGCCGGTTTTGCCGGACTGGCAGCGGCTATCGAATCGATGAATTCCGGAGCAAAAGTGATTGTCCTGGGTCGCCGCAATCCTCTTGCCAGTAACTCGGCTCTCGGGGGCGGCACTTTCGCTTTTGTGGATACCCCCTTGCAAAGACAAAAGGGGATTCAGGACTCAGCAGAACTATTAGCCAAAGATATTCTCGAGGCTAACCGCCATACTATCCCTGAAGATATTGTTATCGCGGCAGCCCGGCAAGGCAGCCAGCTGTACGATTGGTTGGTAGAAATCGGTGCCGAGTTCTATGAAGTAATGCACTATCCGGGGCACAGCGTCCCTCGAGTACATTTAGAGAGAGGCTTGGATGGAGCTAATACCGTCAGATTACTTCTCAAAAGGGTTATGAGGGAAGGCGCCGATGTTAGACTTGGTATGATGGCAGAGCATCTAATCTTAAGCGAAAAAAATGAAGTAGAAGGCGTGCAGGCTTCTGACGGAGTGGAAAGGGGGATAATAAAAGCCAAGCGAGCTACGATTCTGGCGGCGGGGGGATTCGGGAAAAATAAGGGTATGATGGCCAAGTACCTGCCCAAATATGCTGAAATGCCGTGTGTCTCCGGTGCCGGAAGCACAGGCGATGGCATACGAATGGGAATGGAGATTGGAGCTGAGGTTCTTAATATGGATGCTGCAGAATTGTACTCGTTGGGTTCTGTCAAAAGGGGACTCCGAATACTGGGAATATCAGAAGCGATGGCAAAGGGAGCCATCCTGGTTAATAAGAATGGGCAGAGATTTACTGATGAGAGTAAAGGCTATGCACTGACCGCACCGCCTGTGATGCAGCAACCGGATGCGATAGCGCTCTTAATCCTGGATGAAAGAATTCTGACAAGCGTGGTGAAGTTACACGGGAATATCGATAAATATTTAGAAATGGGGCTGTTTTATTATGGTGAAAGGGCATTTGAACTTGCTAATAAGACCGGCGTTGACTTCGATAATCTCCAAACAGCGGTTAACAGATATTTTCCCTCCGGGAAGCTATATGGCACATGGGTCCGGACAATAGTAATACAGTCCATGGGTGGGCTTAAAGTCAATTCCAGAGCTCAGGTAATGCACCGCCGGGGGCATCCTATACCCCGTCTTTATGCCGCCGGTGATAGTACACCGAGCCTGGGCGGCGCGGCAACTTCAGGCAATCCGTGCCCCGGTTACCTTACCGGCACCGGCTATCTCTGGGCTCTCGCTTCAGGTCGGATAGCAGGCCAAAATGCAGCCGAAGTTACCAAACAATAGGCGAATTCAATAATCCCTTAAATTATCAAACTCCCGCTTTCTGAATGAGTAAACGATTTGGCTTTCTGTTAAGGTTAACTATAAGACTCCATATCCAGCGATGTCACGTTACTTTGCCGTTCGATTCCAAAATAGGTAGAATAGGGTGAACTCTCTAAAACAATTGAGACCAGAAACAATGGAAGGTGAAGCAAGCCGGTCAAGCTATCTGGCCCGAGTAATTTCTAAAATTACGAATCCCTGTATTCTCAGTGTACTGGTACTGTTGTTGATGGCCTTTACTGAGTCCACTAACGTGGGTGTACTAATTGGCTGGGCTGCGATAGTGTTTTTGTTCCTTGTTTTACTACCGCTCGTTTACGTTTACATTAGAACCTCCAAAAGCAGGGGTGGCACAAAACTGTTGTCTAACCCAACACTTTTTCTGAAGCAGCACCCACGAGATATTTTGATTTTGGGTCTTTTACTGGGCCTGCCCTGCTTGGTAATTCTGGTAGTTCTTGAAGCTCCACCGCTTCTGATTTCCACACTTGCGGCGTTGCTGGCAAGTTCGATTGTGACCGCTCTGTTCAACATATTCTACAGGGTAAGCTATCACCTGGCTGCGGTCACAGTCCTTATGCTCATGGCAGCACTAACCTGGGGGCAAATTTATTTTGTTCTTCTGGCTGTCATCCCTCTGGTCGGTTGGGCCAAGTACCGGATTCATGAGCACACTCCAGCCCAGCTTGCAATGGGCGTCGCCGTGTCAGTGGCGATAAGTGGGGCTATAATTAAAATTTACTCGATATTATGAGTATTTATCGTTAATGGCGTTAGTCACATTATGATGTGATTATGAACTGGATTATTGAGGTGGACGGTGGCAAATCCTTCACTGCTTGTAGCGGAAATCGGCAATGAAATGTTTGAATTTCTGGCGCGTACTTACCCCATTTCGTGTGCCAGTGACGAGTTTTTCTATTTCCCGCAATTCCGACTTCCGGAGCCACAATGGAACGTCTGGGACAAGTTCTCGACAGAATCCGTAGTTGAGTCTGCGCATCTTCTGTCCCTATGGGAACATAAACTCGATCATCTGACCTTGGGTCATCTGGATTTACAGGAGCAAATAGACATTCGCCTCCTTAAGAAGTATGCACGTACTTTGCAGGAACAGTTTCTGGAAGTCAGAAGCTGGGAATCCCAGCCCTCTTTTTACCTCACCCTGGCCGGTATCGGTCTGGCTGAAGCTATGGAATCGGAGGACCCGGCCGCCAGGCACGAGCGTGCCAGAACCCTCCCTCTGTTTCTTGACCAGGCCAGCCGTAACTTGACCAGAGTCCCTGTCCTGTTTCGCGATATCGGTCTGGAGATGGTGAAAGATACCAGAGATTATTTTGCCCTGCTTGGCAGAACGATACCTGAAATGCCATCCGCACTGGATGCCCTCGACCGATTTGAAGATAGCCTCAGATGTGTGGATACGCGTGAGGACTTTCAATTGCCACCGGATTCACTGGAGCGTGTAATCAATGTCCACATCGGCTCCGGCATGGATATACCTGCGATTCAAGAGGAATTAGATTTGGAAATTGAGGAAGTGCGGAAGGTTTTGGACCGGGAGGCCAGACAATATGAAGCGGTAACATTTGAAAATAAAAGCGCACGGCGTACATGGTTGGATGCATACAACAGTATCCCCGGGCCATCCACAGACAAAGACAGCGTAATCAGTATTTTCAGCAATGAAGTGAACAGGATAGCCGCACATTGCCTGCACCACGGTTTGGTGAAGCGGAGCCTTTTATCCTCCTGTCCGGTCAGTGTAGAGCCTATGCCAGACTTCCTCTCCGCCATCCGCGTTGGGGCAAGTTACAGCATTCCGCCCAAATATCCGCCAGAAGGCGGCAAATTTTATCTTTACACCAGGCATATTACAGGTAAACTGACTCCCGGGTCTCTTCGTGAATACAGGATGACGTGCGCCCACGAAACGTATCCCGGCCATCACCTGCTTGATGCCTCGCGCTGGAGTATGAATCGACCTCTGCGGCGGCCTATGGAGCAGCCGATATTTTATGAGGGCTGGGCCTGCTTTGCCGAAGAGCTTATGAGATTGACCGGATATTTTACCAGTGAGGCAGATG
Coding sequences:
- a CDS encoding FAD-dependent oxidoreductase, with the translated sequence MSRKQTYELQCDVLVVGAGFAGLAAAIESMNSGAKVIVLGRRNPLASNSALGGGTFAFVDTPLQRQKGIQDSAELLAKDILEANRHTIPEDIVIAAARQGSQLYDWLVEIGAEFYEVMHYPGHSVPRVHLERGLDGANTVRLLLKRVMREGADVRLGMMAEHLILSEKNEVEGVQASDGVERGIIKAKRATILAAGGFGKNKGMMAKYLPKYAEMPCVSGAGSTGDGIRMGMEIGAEVLNMDAAELYSLGSVKRGLRILGISEAMAKGAILVNKNGQRFTDESKGYALTAPPVMQQPDAIALLILDERILTSVVKLHGNIDKYLEMGLFYYGERAFELANKTGVDFDNLQTAVNRYFPSGKLYGTWVRTIVIQSMGGLKVNSRAQVMHRRGHPIPRLYAAGDSTPSLGGAATSGNPCPGYLTGTGYLWALASGRIAGQNAAEVTKQ
- a CDS encoding DUF885 domain-containing protein; amino-acid sequence: MANPSLLVAEIGNEMFEFLARTYPISCASDEFFYFPQFRLPEPQWNVWDKFSTESVVESAHLLSLWEHKLDHLTLGHLDLQEQIDIRLLKKYARTLQEQFLEVRSWESQPSFYLTLAGIGLAEAMESEDPAARHERARTLPLFLDQASRNLTRVPVLFRDIGLEMVKDTRDYFALLGRTIPEMPSALDALDRFEDSLRCVDTREDFQLPPDSLERVINVHIGSGMDIPAIQEELDLEIEEVRKVLDREARQYEAVTFENKSARRTWLDAYNSIPGPSTDKDSVISIFSNEVNRIAAHCLHHGLVKRSLLSSCPVSVEPMPDFLSAIRVGASYSIPPKYPPEGGKFYLYTRHITGKLTPGSLREYRMTCAHETYPGHHLLDASRWSMNRPLRRPMEQPIFYEGWACFAEELMRLTGYFTSEADGLILARRRFSHAIRAKVDIGLQTGTMDLSIAAGYLEQVGINRERARLMARKYTLNPGYQLCYTLGLRRFLDLFYRYGQSDLPAFVHTVLGQGEINFSDLEKVLRLHDN